The sequence GGATGATTTCCATTTTAGCTTTATCAGCTGAACTAAAAAAACCACCAGAATACAACATTAAATCAGGATCAACGGTAGTACTTTCACCATCGTGCTCAAATAATTGTGCAAGTTTTTCCCTAAGCTCTGGATGATTCCTTAATCGCTTATATTGCTCCCTTGCGAATGCTTTATCGATATTAAGCCTTGAGGCCTGAGCATCGTCCAAAATTTTAGCCGAGGTAATAAAAGGGCATTTATTGAGATGGATTTGTTTTACTGGGATAGGCAATTCATCTTCGGCAAGTTCGGCTCTGGCGGTATACATCCGAGTTTTAATTTGTTCAATATTTAGATCAAACAACGGACTTAAATCCATTGCTAAATTAACGCAGATAACAGCATTTTTATTGGTTGGATGATGGGCAACGGGGGAAATTAATGTTGTGCAGCCATTACGTGCACTAATTTTTGAACTGACATGCGCCAAAGGTTGCATATTAAGCACATCGATTTGATCACTGACGGCTTGTTTGCGGCGCAGCTCAAAATAGTAGTGATATAACTTGGGTTGTTTTTCTCTGATGAGTTTTGCCATGGCGATGGTCGCATATACATCCGACATCGCATCATGGGCTTTCTCATGGCTTAACCCATTTGCCTGGGTCAGATGTTCTAATTTAAAGCTAGGCGAACCATCATCTTTTAGTGGCCAGTTTATACCGTCGGGTCTAAATGCATAACAAGCTCTGACTAAATCAATGATATCCCAACGAGAATTTCCGTTCTGCCATTCTCTTGCATAGGGATCAATAAAGTTGCGATAAAATCCGTATCGGGTCACTTCATCATCAAAGCGCAGAGAATTATAACCAGCGACACAAGTATTTGGTTGGCTGAAAAGAGCTTGGATACGACCCATAAACTCCGTTTCTGGAATGCCTTTTAAATTCGCAAGTTGTGGTGTAATCCCTGTGATCAAAATAGCTTCAGGTGAAGGTAAGTAGTCAGTAGCTTGCTTACAGTAAAAGGTTTCTGGTTCACCGATGATATTGAGATCTAAATCGGTTCGAATGCCTGCAAATTGTGCAGGTCTATCCCTTGCGGGATTGGCACCAAAAGTTTCATAGTCGTGCCAGAATATGCTTGGCTGGAATGGTATAGACATAAATTAAAATCGAATGACATTTTATCGAATAATAGCATCTTAACACTGAAACTCCTCGGAAGAACATTGACGATATAATTGAAGTTGAGGAATTATCTTGAAAAGATAAGCACCTAATAGATGTTTTTTCCTGCTTTTGGGCGTTACAATTCGCCCTGAAAAGGGGAGTTAATGTCTTATGTTTCTGCAATATCTCAATGAGCCTATGGTGCTTGATGCCGAGCAAGCATCTGTTTTAACGTTAACATTGCCCTCAGATATCAGTGACTTTATCGTGCTCCAAGCGATGAGTGCGCCGTTACTGGAGCTTATTGTCTTAGATAGTAGACCAAAAATTGCAATCCGTTTTCAGCCATTATTGGAACTGACGGTAAATCCGGCATTATCCCCAAATAGTCAATTTGGCAAGACAATTCCCCGAACGGTAGGACAAGGGATACGTATGTATAGCCGCATAGGGATCGCACCTAAGTGTTGTACTGATGAATTAAGGTCTGGAGTCTCATTCAAATTAGATTCAAGTCATGGTTTGAATTTTGCGTTACAAACAGTCTCCAAATTTGAACTCATCCCACTCGAAACTGACTTAAGAGCATTATACGAACCTCAAGTGCTACAGATGGCCAAAGCCTTATTGGCACGGCAGTATGACTACACTATATCTTCTGAAGCACTTGCTGTGCATATGGCTGAAATAGAACAAGTGAGGGCTGAGTTACACGCGTTTTTACGTGGAGATTTTGGAATTTGTCATCCAAGTTTGGCGCAAGAAGCCGCAAAATTGGAACCCTTGTTGCTGAAAAAATGTCAATGGATGTTCCGAATTTATACGCATATGTTTGAACGGCCTAACTATGGTCGTGCATCAAATGATGTAGAAAATATTGACAAATCACTAAGAAAACTAGAGTGCTATGAGTTGCTCGCATCTCCTGAACTCGTAGAAATGGTTAAACGATTAACGGAAGACGAGATGTAAGCTCGTTTTCCATTTTAGCGACACGAAATAGGGTTTATCTATGCGTTATTTATGTCCACTTTGTTCCGGATTACTTGCCCGTGCCGGAGCTAGTTGGGTGTGCCCACAGCAACATAAGTTCGATATAGCCAAAGAAGGCTATGTTAACTTGCTGCCTGTACAAAAGAAAAACTCAAAAGATCCTGGCGATAACAAACAGATGATGTTTGCTAGGCGGGAGTTTTTAAACGCAGGATACTACCAAATGTTGAGCGATAGAGTGAATGCATTGGCATTGGAATATGCTGCAGGAGCAAAACATATTTTGGATATAGGCTGTGGAGAAGGTTATTACAGTCATAGATTATTTCACGTATTTGAGCAGGACCACCCGTGTGTTTTACAGGGATTGGATATTTCTAAATCGGCAATCAAATATGCTGCAAAACGGTATCCTAACTTACAATTTTGTGTGGCAAGTGCTTATGAGATGCCGATTGCTTCACAAACGGTGGATTTAGCCATACGTATTTATGCGCCTTCTAAAGTAGAAGAACTTCAGCGGATCATGGCTAAAAATGGTGTATTAATCACTGTTTCACCGGGGCCAATGCACCATTTTGCCCTTAAACAGCAAATTTACGCTGAACCAAGGTTACATCCAGAGTCTAATGCGAGTCTTGAAGGATTTGAATGTATTCATCAGCAACGACTGATGTCACAACTGGGATTAAAAAATGCCGAGCATATTTCACATTTTCTAGAGATGACGCCCTATGCATGGAAGTTTACTACAGAGCAGAAGCAATCTTTGGTAACACAAGGGCTAAGTTGTGAGTTAGATTTTCAAATTGAGGTTTATCGTATTGCAAGATAGTCAATTTAAGCTATTGAAATAAGTTATTTAAAGTGCTTAACTGTAACAGCTAGACCGCATGAACATTACGTTCTGCAAGCCGGTTGCAAAACCTAAGTTGATTTAAGCAAAATAAATATTTCAAAGTGTCGCAGTATGTTGACTTATCTTTAGAATGGTTTATAGTCTTACTAGCTTGAAGGTTGGGCTTATATTTATGTGTTCAATACGACCAGTTCGTCCTGTAAACATAAGTAATACCGGCATTTTCCAGCTCCACCGCCGTTAAGGCTTTAATTTTTATTTACAGGATTTATATTATGTCTCAAGTTACTGGTGTTGTTAAGTGGTTCAATTCTGACAAAGGTTTCGGATTCATTGAACAAGAATCAGGTCCAGATGTATTCGTACACTTCCGTGCGATTAACTCTGACGGTTTCAAAACTCTTGACGAAGGTCAAAAAGTGTCTTTCACTGTGACTCAAGGTCAAAAAGGTCCACAAGCTGAAAACGTAACCATCATTGGTTAATTTTCAGTGCAATTAGCCAAGAGCTAATCGCAACGGATTTAAAGAGCTGTGGTTTTTCCATAGCTCTTTTTGTTTGTGTCATTTACCTGAATGTTAATCAATCCTGTTTATCTGTTTATCTGTTTATCTGTTTATCTGTTTA is a genomic window of Shewanella putrefaciens containing:
- the sbcB gene encoding exodeoxyribonuclease I, whose amino-acid sequence is MSIPFQPSIFWHDYETFGANPARDRPAQFAGIRTDLDLNIIGEPETFYCKQATDYLPSPEAILITGITPQLANLKGIPETEFMGRIQALFSQPNTCVAGYNSLRFDDEVTRYGFYRNFIDPYAREWQNGNSRWDIIDLVRACYAFRPDGINWPLKDDGSPSFKLEHLTQANGLSHEKAHDAMSDVYATIAMAKLIREKQPKLYHYYFELRRKQAVSDQIDVLNMQPLAHVSSKISARNGCTTLISPVAHHPTNKNAVICVNLAMDLSPLFDLNIEQIKTRMYTARAELAEDELPIPVKQIHLNKCPFITSAKILDDAQASRLNIDKAFAREQYKRLRNHPELREKLAQLFEHDGESTTVDPDLMLYSGGFFSSADKAKMEIIRHTLPQNLAALELQFDDVRMPEMLFRYRARNYPELLDDQESHRWREFCQNRLADQDYLLKLENLLQNTVDDENKQKLLAALCHYLREL
- the rlmA gene encoding 23S rRNA (guanine(745)-N(1))-methyltransferase — translated: MRYLCPLCSGLLARAGASWVCPQQHKFDIAKEGYVNLLPVQKKNSKDPGDNKQMMFARREFLNAGYYQMLSDRVNALALEYAAGAKHILDIGCGEGYYSHRLFHVFEQDHPCVLQGLDISKSAIKYAAKRYPNLQFCVASAYEMPIASQTVDLAIRIYAPSKVEELQRIMAKNGVLITVSPGPMHHFALKQQIYAEPRLHPESNASLEGFECIHQQRLMSQLGLKNAEHISHFLEMTPYAWKFTTEQKQSLVTQGLSCELDFQIEVYRIAR
- a CDS encoding cold-shock protein yields the protein MSQVTGVVKWFNSDKGFGFIEQESGPDVFVHFRAINSDGFKTLDEGQKVSFTVTQGQKGPQAENVTIIG